Proteins encoded within one genomic window of Streptomyces rubradiris:
- a CDS encoding acyl-CoA thioesterase, translating to MTNPAERLVDLLDLEQIEVNIFRGRSPQESLQRVFGGQVAGQALVAAGRTTDGDRPVHSLHAYFLRPGRPGVPIVYQVERVRDGRSFTTRRVTAVQQGRTIFNLTASFHKPEEGPFEHQLPPAREVPHPESLPTVSEEIRKHLGTLPEQLERMARRQPFDIRYVDRLRWNAEEIKGAEPRSAVWMRAVGPLGDDPLVHTCALTYASDMTLLDAVRIPVEPLWGPRNFDLASLDHAMWFHRPFRADEWFLYDQESPIAIGGRGLARGRIYDLEGRLLVSVVQEGLFRAL from the coding sequence ATGACGAATCCGGCCGAGAGACTGGTCGACCTGCTCGACCTGGAGCAGATAGAGGTCAACATCTTCCGTGGCCGCAGCCCGCAGGAATCCCTCCAGCGGGTCTTCGGCGGCCAGGTGGCCGGCCAGGCGCTGGTCGCCGCCGGCCGCACCACGGACGGCGACCGCCCGGTGCACTCACTGCACGCGTACTTCCTGCGTCCCGGCCGGCCGGGCGTGCCGATCGTGTACCAGGTGGAGCGGGTCCGTGACGGGCGTTCCTTCACGACGCGCCGGGTCACGGCCGTGCAGCAGGGCCGCACGATCTTCAATCTGACCGCCTCCTTTCACAAGCCTGAGGAAGGACCTTTCGAGCACCAGTTGCCGCCGGCCCGTGAGGTGCCGCACCCGGAGTCGCTGCCGACGGTCTCGGAGGAGATCCGCAAGCATCTGGGCACGCTGCCGGAGCAGTTGGAACGGATGGCGCGCCGTCAGCCCTTCGACATCCGCTACGTCGACCGGCTGCGCTGGAACGCCGAGGAGATCAAGGGGGCCGAGCCGCGCAGCGCCGTGTGGATGCGCGCGGTGGGGCCGCTGGGCGACGACCCCCTGGTGCACACGTGCGCGCTGACCTATGCCAGTGACATGACCCTCCTGGACGCGGTCCGCATCCCGGTGGAGCCGCTGTGGGGTCCGCGCAACTTCGACTTGGCCTCGCTGGACCACGCCATGTGGTTCCACCGGCCCTTCCGCGCGGACGAGTGGTTCCTCTACGACCAGGAGTCCCCGATCGCCATCGGCGGGCGTGGGCTGGCGCGCGGGCGCATCTACGACCTGGAGGGACGACTGCTCGTATCGGTCGTCCAGGAAGGTCTGTTCCGGGCGCTGTAG
- a CDS encoding roadblock/LC7 domain-containing protein, whose amino-acid sequence MAQNQGLGWLLDDLTERVDHVRHSLVLSNDGLVTAASTGLRREDAEHLAAVASGLHSLAKGSGRHFGAGRVRQTMIEYDDAVLFVTAAGAGSCLCVLTGAEADIGQIAYEMTLLVNRVGEHLGIDARQPERTRKADA is encoded by the coding sequence ATGGCGCAGAACCAGGGCCTCGGCTGGCTCCTGGACGATCTGACCGAGCGGGTGGACCACGTCCGCCACTCGCTGGTCCTGTCGAACGACGGGCTGGTCACCGCGGCGAGCACGGGCCTACGCCGTGAGGACGCCGAGCATCTGGCCGCCGTGGCGTCCGGACTGCACAGCCTGGCCAAGGGCTCGGGACGGCACTTCGGCGCGGGCAGGGTGCGCCAGACGATGATCGAGTACGACGATGCCGTGCTGTTCGTGACCGCGGCCGGCGCCGGCAGCTGTCTGTGCGTGCTCACCGGGGCGGAGGCCGACATCGGTCAGATCGCCTACGAGATGACCCTGCTCGTCAATCGGGTCGGCGAACACCTCGGCATCGATGCCAGGCAACCCGAGCGAACACGCAAGGCGGACGCCTGA
- a CDS encoding PPOX class F420-dependent oxidoreductase, which produces MAEKMTDEEWRAFVSDGTRTGKLSTVRADGSPHVAPVWFLLDGDDLVLTTGKDTVKGRNLTRDGRVALCVDDERPPFHFVVLNGEAEVSEDLAELRQWATRIAARYVGEDDAEEYGARNGVPGELLVRVSIDNVVAVRDLAA; this is translated from the coding sequence ATGGCAGAGAAGATGACCGATGAGGAATGGCGGGCGTTCGTCTCGGACGGCACCCGCACCGGCAAACTGTCCACCGTTCGCGCCGACGGGAGCCCCCATGTGGCCCCGGTCTGGTTTCTCCTCGACGGAGACGACCTGGTGCTCACCACCGGCAAGGACACCGTGAAGGGGCGCAATCTGACCCGTGACGGCCGGGTCGCCCTGTGCGTGGACGACGAGCGTCCGCCGTTCCACTTCGTGGTGCTGAACGGCGAGGCGGAGGTGTCGGAGGATCTGGCCGAACTCCGTCAGTGGGCCACGCGGATCGCTGCCCGTTACGTGGGCGAGGACGACGCCGAGGAGTACGGCGCCCGCAATGGCGTTCCGGGCGAACTCCTGGTGCGTGTCAGCATCGACAACGTGGTGGCGGTACGGGATCTCGCGGCCTGA
- a CDS encoding DEAD/DEAH box helicase: MTLIDQLPPTADPDALYEAFESWAQERGLTLYPHQEEALIEVVSGANVIVSTPTGSGKSMIAAGAHFAALARDEVTFYTAPIKALVSEKFFELCKLFGTENVGMLTGDASVNADAPVICCTAEVLASIALRDGKDADVGQVVMDEFHFYAEGDRGWAWQIPLLELPQAQFILMSATLGDVSFFEKDLTRRTGRPTSVVRSATRPVPLSYEYKLTPLTETLTDLLESKQAPVYIVHFTQAQAVERAQALMSINMCSREEKDQIAELIGNFRFTTKFGRNLSRYVRHGIGVHHAGMLPKYRRLVEKLAQAGLLKVICGTDTLGVGVNVPIRTVLFTALTKYDGSRVRTLRAREFHQIAGRAGRAGFDTAGFVVAQAPEHVIENEKALAKAGDDPKKRRKVVRKKAPEGFVGWTENTFQKLIESEPEPLTSRFRVTHTMLLSVIARPGNAFEAMRHLLEDNHEPRKQQLRHIRRAIAIYRSLLDGGIVEKLDKPDAEGRIVRLTVDLQQDFALNQPLSTFALAAFELLDPESPSYALDMVSVVESTLDDPRQILVAQQNKARGEAVAAMKADGVEYEERMERLQDITYPKPLEELLFHAYNTYRKSHPWVGDHPLSPKSVVRDMYERALSFTELVSFYELARTEGIVLRYLASAYKTLDHTIPDDLKSEDLQDLIEWLGEMVRQVDSSLLDEWEQLANPEEMTAEEAQEKADEVKPVTTNARAFRVLVRNAMFRRVELAALDQVEELGELDAESGWDADAWGEAMDKYWDEYDDLGTGPDARGPKLLVIKEEPENGLWRVRQIFDDPNGDHDWGISAEIDLTASDAEGRAVVRVTDVGQL, encoded by the coding sequence GTGACCCTCATCGATCAGCTGCCGCCGACCGCCGACCCCGACGCCCTGTACGAGGCCTTCGAGTCCTGGGCTCAGGAGCGCGGCCTCACCCTCTATCCCCACCAGGAGGAGGCGCTGATCGAGGTGGTCTCCGGGGCGAACGTGATCGTGTCGACGCCCACCGGATCCGGCAAGAGCATGATCGCCGCAGGCGCGCACTTCGCCGCGCTGGCCCGGGACGAGGTCACCTTCTACACGGCACCGATCAAGGCCCTGGTGTCGGAGAAGTTCTTCGAGCTGTGCAAGCTCTTCGGCACCGAGAACGTCGGCATGCTCACCGGCGACGCATCCGTGAACGCCGACGCGCCGGTTATCTGCTGCACCGCCGAGGTGCTGGCGTCGATCGCGCTGCGGGACGGCAAGGACGCGGACGTCGGCCAGGTCGTCATGGACGAGTTCCACTTCTACGCCGAGGGGGACCGCGGCTGGGCCTGGCAGATCCCGTTGCTGGAACTGCCGCAGGCACAGTTCATCCTGATGTCGGCCACTTTGGGCGATGTGTCCTTCTTCGAGAAGGACCTCACCCGCCGCACCGGCCGCCCCACCTCGGTGGTCCGCTCCGCCACCCGTCCGGTGCCTCTGTCCTACGAGTACAAGCTGACCCCGCTCACCGAGACGCTCACCGACCTGTTGGAGAGCAAGCAGGCCCCGGTGTACATCGTGCACTTCACGCAGGCGCAGGCCGTCGAGCGGGCGCAGGCGCTGATGAGCATCAACATGTGCTCGCGCGAGGAGAAGGATCAGATCGCCGAGCTGATCGGCAACTTCCGCTTCACCACCAAGTTCGGCCGCAACCTCTCCCGTTACGTACGGCACGGCATCGGCGTGCACCACGCCGGCATGCTGCCCAAGTACCGGCGCCTGGTGGAGAAGCTCGCCCAGGCCGGACTGCTGAAGGTCATCTGCGGCACGGACACGCTCGGCGTGGGCGTCAACGTGCCGATCCGCACGGTGCTGTTCACAGCGCTGACCAAGTACGATGGCAGCCGGGTGCGCACCCTGCGGGCCCGGGAGTTCCACCAGATCGCGGGCCGGGCCGGCCGGGCCGGTTTCGACACTGCCGGGTTCGTGGTCGCGCAGGCGCCGGAACACGTCATCGAGAACGAGAAGGCGCTGGCGAAGGCGGGCGACGACCCGAAGAAGCGGCGCAAGGTGGTGCGCAAGAAGGCGCCGGAGGGCTTCGTCGGCTGGACGGAGAACACCTTCCAGAAGCTGATCGAGTCGGAACCGGAGCCGCTGACCTCGCGTTTCCGGGTGACGCACACAATGCTGCTGTCGGTGATCGCCCGTCCGGGCAACGCGTTCGAAGCGATGCGCCACCTCCTGGAGGACAACCACGAGCCGCGCAAGCAGCAGCTGCGGCACATCCGCCGGGCCATCGCGATCTACCGCTCGCTGCTCGACGGCGGAATCGTCGAAAAGCTCGACAAGCCCGATGCCGAGGGCCGGATCGTCCGGCTCACGGTCGACCTCCAGCAGGACTTCGCGCTGAACCAGCCGCTGTCCACGTTCGCCCTGGCGGCGTTCGAACTCCTCGATCCCGAGTCGCCGTCGTACGCCCTCGACATGGTCTCCGTGGTCGAGTCCACCCTGGACGACCCGCGGCAGATCCTCGTCGCCCAGCAGAACAAGGCGCGCGGTGAGGCCGTGGCCGCGATGAAGGCGGACGGGGTCGAGTACGAGGAGCGCATGGAGCGGCTGCAGGACATCACGTACCCGAAACCGCTGGAAGAGCTGCTCTTCCACGCCTACAACACCTACCGCAAGAGCCACCCGTGGGTCGGCGACCACCCGCTGTCGCCTAAGTCGGTGGTCCGGGACATGTACGAGCGGGCGTTGTCCTTCACGGAGCTGGTGTCCTTCTACGAGCTGGCCCGCACCGAGGGCATCGTGCTGCGTTACCTCGCCAGCGCCTACAAGACGCTGGACCACACCATCCCGGACGACCTGAAGTCCGAGGATCTGCAGGACCTGATCGAGTGGCTGGGCGAGATGGTGCGCCAGGTGGACTCCAGCCTGCTGGACGAGTGGGAGCAGCTCGCCAACCCGGAGGAGATGACCGCCGAGGAGGCCCAGGAGAAGGCCGACGAGGTCAAGCCGGTCACGACCAACGCCCGCGCCTTCCGGGTCCTCGTCCGCAACGCCATGTTCCGCCGCGTGGAGCTGGCCGCCCTGGACCAGGTCGAGGAACTGGGCGAGCTGGACGCCGAGTCCGGCTGGGACGCCGACGCGTGGGGCGAGGCGATGGACAAGTACTGGGACGAGTACGACGACCTCGGCACCGGCCCCGACGCCCGCGGCCCCAAGCTCCTTGTCATCAAGGAGGAGCCGGAGAACGGGCTCTGGCGCGTCCGTCAGATCTTCGACGACCCGAACGGTGACCACGACTGGGGCATCAGCGCGGAGATCGACCTCACGGCCTCCGACGCCGAGGGCCGTGCGGTAGTCCGTGTCACCGACGTCGGCCAGCTGTGA
- a CDS encoding ABC transporter ATP-binding protein, with the protein MIGVAPPDYDPAAPTTATTLPVGAVATVRAYVTELFRRHRRAFLLLIAVNTVAVIASMAGPYLLGGLVERVSDGARELHLGLTAGLFVLALAVQAVFVRQVRLRGAMLGERMLADLREDFLVRSVGLPPGVLERAGTGDLLSRITTDIDRLANAMREAVPQLAIGVVWALLLLGGLVVTAPPLAAAALLAVPVLVIGCRWYFKRAPSGYRSEAAGYAAVAAALAETVDAGHTVEAHRLGARRVALSEQRIAQWVAWERYTLWLRSVLFPVINTVHLLVLGSVLMVGGVFVLRGWIGVGQLTTGALIAQMLVDPVNLILRWYDEVQVAQVSLARLVGVRDIEPDAGDAALAPEGRVVDADRVRFGYREGVDVLREVSLRVAPGTRMALVGPSGAGKSTLGRLLAGIYAPRGGRVSLGGAELSRMPAERVRAHVALVNQEHHVFVGSLRDNLLLARTDATDAELWAALGAVDADGWARALDDGLDTEVGSGGLALTPAQAQQIALARLVLADPHTLVLDEATSLLDPRAARHLERSLARVLEGRTVVAIAHRLHTAHDADVIAVVENGRISELGSHEELVAAEGAYAALWRSWHG; encoded by the coding sequence ATGATCGGCGTCGCACCGCCGGACTACGACCCGGCGGCCCCGACGACCGCCACCACCCTGCCCGTCGGCGCCGTGGCGACCGTGCGCGCCTACGTCACCGAGCTGTTCCGCCGGCACCGCCGGGCCTTCCTGCTGCTCATCGCCGTCAACACGGTGGCCGTCATCGCCTCCATGGCGGGCCCGTACCTGCTCGGCGGGCTGGTCGAGCGGGTGTCGGACGGGGCCCGGGAACTCCACCTGGGGCTGACCGCCGGGCTGTTCGTGCTCGCGCTGGCCGTGCAGGCCGTGTTCGTCCGGCAGGTGCGGCTGCGGGGCGCGATGCTCGGCGAGCGGATGCTGGCCGACCTGCGCGAGGACTTCCTCGTCCGGTCCGTGGGGCTGCCGCCGGGCGTGCTGGAACGGGCGGGCACCGGCGACCTGCTCTCCCGTATCACCACCGACATCGACCGGCTGGCCAACGCCATGCGCGAGGCCGTGCCGCAGCTGGCCATCGGTGTCGTGTGGGCCCTGTTGCTGCTCGGCGGGCTGGTGGTGACGGCGCCGCCGCTGGCCGCCGCCGCGCTGCTCGCCGTACCGGTCCTGGTGATCGGCTGCCGCTGGTACTTCAAGCGGGCTCCGTCCGGCTACCGTTCGGAAGCCGCCGGGTACGCCGCCGTCGCCGCCGCGCTCGCCGAGACCGTGGACGCGGGCCACACCGTCGAGGCGCACCGCCTCGGTGCCCGCCGCGTGGCCCTGTCCGAGCAGCGGATCGCGCAGTGGGTCGCGTGGGAGAGGTACACGCTCTGGCTCCGCTCCGTGCTCTTCCCGGTCATCAACACCGTCCACCTCCTCGTGCTCGGCTCGGTCCTGATGGTCGGCGGGGTGTTCGTGCTGCGGGGCTGGATAGGGGTGGGTCAGCTCACCACCGGTGCCCTCATCGCGCAGATGCTGGTCGACCCGGTCAACCTGATCCTGCGCTGGTACGACGAGGTGCAGGTCGCCCAGGTGTCGCTGGCCCGCCTGGTCGGCGTCCGGGACATCGAGCCGGACGCCGGGGACGCGGCACTGGCCCCCGAGGGACGGGTCGTGGACGCCGACCGGGTGCGCTTCGGTTACCGGGAGGGCGTCGACGTGCTGCGCGAGGTCTCCCTGCGGGTCGCTCCGGGCACCCGGATGGCCCTCGTCGGCCCGTCCGGTGCGGGCAAGTCCACCCTGGGCCGGCTGCTCGCCGGGATCTACGCGCCCCGGGGCGGACGGGTCAGCCTGGGCGGGGCGGAGCTGTCCCGGATGCCCGCCGAGCGCGTCCGCGCGCATGTCGCCCTGGTCAACCAGGAGCACCATGTCTTCGTGGGTTCCCTGCGGGACAACCTCCTGCTGGCCCGCACCGACGCCACGGACGCCGAACTGTGGGCGGCTCTCGGCGCGGTCGACGCGGACGGCTGGGCCCGGGCCCTGGACGACGGTCTGGACACCGAGGTCGGCTCCGGCGGTCTGGCGCTGACCCCGGCACAGGCACAGCAGATCGCGCTGGCCCGGCTGGTGCTCGCCGATCCGCACACGCTGGTCCTGGACGAGGCGACCTCGCTGCTCGACCCGCGCGCGGCCCGGCATCTGGAACGCTCCCTGGCACGGGTCCTCGAAGGCCGCACCGTGGTGGCCATCGCCCACCGGCTGCACACCGCCCACGACGCCGACGTGATCGCCGTCGTCGAGAACGGCCGGATCAGCGAGCTCGGCAGCCATGAGGAGCTGGTCGCGGCGGAGGGGGCGTACGCGGCGCTGTGGCGCTCCTGGCACGGGTGA
- a CDS encoding type B 50S ribosomal protein L31 — MQQDKHPDYHPVVFRDRAAGYAFLTRSTARSEQTIEWDDGQSYPVIDVEISSESHPFYTGKARTVDTEGRIARFERRYGTADAGEPG, encoded by the coding sequence ATGCAGCAGGACAAGCACCCCGACTACCACCCCGTTGTCTTCCGTGACCGCGCCGCAGGGTACGCCTTCCTGACGAGGTCCACCGCCCGGAGCGAGCAGACCATCGAGTGGGACGACGGCCAGAGCTACCCGGTGATCGACGTGGAGATCTCCTCGGAGAGCCACCCCTTCTACACCGGCAAGGCGCGTACGGTCGACACCGAGGGCCGCATCGCCCGCTTCGAGCGCCGGTACGGCACGGCGGACGCGGGCGAGCCGGGCTGA
- a CDS encoding DUF5709 domain-containing protein, giving the protein MDNADGWGDDVYQPDPSEIREDSGVLDVEDTLDFDGVADPLDRGWSPPERPWAVEHVGVTAAERQAGETLDQRLAEELPDLSAPDGDGIGDCEGTDGEPLDNEVGNFRSGRLVAPDEGAHEDDEAALVATDVGIDGAAASAEEAAVHIVDEDALPG; this is encoded by the coding sequence GTGGACAACGCCGACGGTTGGGGGGATGACGTCTACCAGCCCGATCCCTCGGAGATCCGGGAGGACTCGGGGGTGCTCGACGTCGAGGACACTCTGGACTTCGACGGCGTCGCCGACCCCCTCGACCGCGGCTGGTCCCCTCCCGAGCGACCGTGGGCGGTGGAACACGTCGGTGTGACGGCGGCCGAACGCCAGGCGGGTGAGACCCTCGACCAGCGGCTCGCCGAAGAGCTGCCCGATCTCTCCGCGCCCGACGGGGACGGTATCGGGGACTGCGAGGGCACCGACGGGGAACCCCTCGACAATGAGGTCGGCAACTTCCGGTCCGGGCGGCTGGTGGCACCCGACGAGGGCGCGCACGAGGACGACGAGGCCGCGCTCGTCGCCACCGACGTCGGCATCGACGGGGCCGCCGCCTCCGCCGAGGAGGCCGCGGTGCACATCGTCGACGAGGACGCCCTCCCCGGCTGA
- a CDS encoding ABC transporter transmembrane domain-containing protein: MQIQDLPYPDPGVPDARSGPRFLWWLWRNQLGGQLKSLAWGLLHFVSVSALPFCVGLAVQAAVDRSGTRLALTGGLMVLCGTGLAVGDTMLHRAAVTNWITAAARVQQLLARKAAHLGSALTRRVAAGEVVAVSTGDVEKIGWFVEAVSRFTAAAATVVIVAVGLVVYQPALGVVVAVGLPVVALAVLPLLPRATRRADVQREKAGRATELASDTVAGLRVLRGIGGEELFLDRYRRASQEVRHAAVRSARMWSLISAVQVLLPGLLLIAVVWRGVGLAREGRIDVGELVTVYSAVMILSYPLRHFEEIAMAYSFSRPSAKRAARVLSLERSTDTDGTRAAEVPGGDLYDPVTGLLAPAGRFTAVVCGDPDAAGRLAERLGGHPAEPDRSVLLGGVPLDDLPLDSARTAVLVQDKDPVLLSGTLRELLDVPSSGAVPAADALAAAQCEDVLDALVQGSLDAADPMDARITERGRSLSGGQRQRLALARSLITDPQVLVLDEPTSAVDSHTEARIADGLRRLRSGRTTVVFTSSPLLLDRADRVALVHEGRVAAVGPHRELIDGEPRYRAVVTRETDEELAADDGTLLDELQELEEIEESA, translated from the coding sequence ATGCAGATCCAAGACCTTCCGTATCCCGATCCGGGCGTGCCCGACGCGCGCTCGGGTCCCCGATTCCTGTGGTGGCTCTGGCGCAACCAGCTGGGCGGACAGCTGAAGTCGCTCGCCTGGGGCCTGCTGCATTTCGTCTCCGTCTCCGCCCTGCCCTTCTGCGTCGGTCTCGCCGTGCAGGCGGCCGTCGACCGCTCCGGCACCCGGCTCGCCCTGACGGGGGGTCTGATGGTGCTGTGCGGAACAGGGCTCGCCGTCGGTGACACCATGCTGCACCGCGCGGCCGTCACCAACTGGATCACCGCCGCCGCCCGCGTCCAGCAGCTGCTGGCGCGCAAGGCCGCCCACCTGGGCTCGGCCCTGACCCGGCGGGTGGCCGCCGGTGAGGTGGTGGCCGTGTCCACGGGTGACGTCGAGAAGATCGGCTGGTTCGTCGAGGCCGTCTCCCGCTTCACCGCCGCCGCCGCGACGGTGGTGATCGTCGCCGTCGGCCTGGTCGTGTACCAGCCCGCTCTCGGCGTGGTCGTCGCCGTGGGCCTGCCCGTCGTGGCGCTCGCGGTGCTGCCCCTGCTGCCCCGGGCGACCCGCCGCGCCGACGTCCAGCGCGAGAAGGCGGGCCGGGCCACCGAGCTGGCCTCGGACACGGTCGCGGGTCTGCGGGTGCTGCGCGGCATCGGCGGCGAGGAGCTGTTCCTGGACCGCTACCGCCGGGCCTCCCAGGAGGTACGGCACGCCGCCGTACGCAGTGCCCGGATGTGGTCGCTGATCTCCGCCGTCCAGGTGCTGCTGCCCGGACTACTGCTGATCGCGGTCGTCTGGCGCGGCGTCGGCCTGGCCCGCGAGGGCCGGATCGATGTCGGCGAACTCGTCACCGTCTACAGCGCGGTCATGATCCTCAGCTACCCGCTGCGTCACTTCGAGGAGATCGCCATGGCGTACTCCTTCTCCCGTCCCTCGGCCAAGCGCGCCGCGCGTGTGCTGTCACTGGAGCGGTCCACGGACACCGACGGCACCCGTGCGGCCGAGGTGCCGGGCGGCGACCTGTACGACCCGGTGACCGGTCTGCTCGCGCCCGCCGGCCGGTTCACCGCCGTGGTGTGCGGTGACCCGGACGCGGCGGGCAGGCTGGCCGAGCGGCTCGGCGGCCACCCCGCCGAGCCGGACCGGTCGGTGCTGCTGGGCGGGGTGCCCCTGGACGACCTGCCCCTCGACAGCGCCCGCACCGCCGTCCTCGTGCAGGACAAGGACCCGGTGCTGCTGTCCGGCACGCTGCGCGAGCTGCTGGACGTACCCTCCTCCGGTGCGGTGCCGGCCGCGGACGCGCTCGCCGCGGCGCAGTGCGAGGACGTGCTGGACGCGCTGGTGCAGGGTTCGCTGGACGCCGCCGATCCGATGGACGCCCGGATCACCGAGCGCGGCCGGTCCCTGTCCGGCGGCCAGCGCCAGCGACTGGCCCTCGCCAGGTCGCTGATCACCGATCCGCAGGTGCTGGTGCTGGACGAGCCGACCTCCGCGGTCGACTCGCACACCGAGGCGCGGATCGCGGACGGGCTGCGCCGGCTGCGGTCGGGACGGACGACCGTGGTGTTCACCTCCTCGCCGCTGCTGCTCGACCGCGCGGACCGGGTCGCCTTGGTGCACGAGGGCCGGGTCGCGGCGGTCGGCCCGCACCGCGAGCTGATCGACGGCGAGCCCCGGTACCGGGCCGTGGTGACCCGGGAGACCGACGAGGAACTGGCCGCCGACGACGGCACGCTGCTGGACGAGCTCCAGGAGCTGGAAGAGATCGAGGAGAGCGCATGA
- a CDS encoding DUF6397 family protein has translation MSADLFDPTRPHTCKPSHAARELGLKPGDFDRAVQLGCIRTVPDEGGGGGRRVERAEIERVRAQDGFPESLLDRVRVVGTAEGAALMEIPAGRFTRLARLGLLVPAAFYLNRYRAVVWLYLAEELRQFAAEPENARLLKGRTPETLRGQLTAGVDLRARNWRGRHLGLLLRRAEDPWARAAAVAAFLTPVDVADIVRDPYERAQLNRFRPMPAGHGVPGSPVTHATEQITTAQDADEIGWLRSELARLAEEARSVSSVARPAARPLPPVIRTAPRPIPPMARTVTGPAEETSRFPKPAASSPGPDGFSPESTQRLPEPAAWAEEPWTRPTWSTARSCEPVVRPPEPMSASRPAAPTAPRGHGTAQPGPRRSPRGLRAWLRRRSPRRTGAARV, from the coding sequence ATGTCGGCCGACCTTTTCGATCCCACCCGCCCCCACACCTGCAAGCCGAGCCATGCAGCCCGCGAACTGGGGCTCAAGCCAGGTGATTTCGACCGTGCCGTGCAGCTCGGCTGCATCCGCACCGTGCCCGACGAGGGCGGGGGAGGGGGTCGCCGCGTGGAACGCGCGGAGATCGAGCGCGTCCGCGCCCAGGACGGCTTCCCCGAGTCCCTCCTGGACCGGGTGCGGGTCGTGGGGACGGCCGAAGGGGCAGCCCTCATGGAGATCCCGGCCGGCAGGTTCACCCGGCTCGCCCGGCTGGGCCTGCTCGTGCCCGCCGCGTTCTACCTCAACCGCTACCGCGCCGTGGTCTGGCTCTACCTGGCGGAGGAACTACGCCAGTTCGCGGCCGAACCGGAGAACGCGCGCTTGCTCAAGGGGCGTACGCCCGAGACGCTGCGCGGCCAGTTGACGGCCGGCGTGGACCTGCGGGCACGCAACTGGCGCGGACGCCATCTGGGACTCCTGCTCCGGCGGGCCGAGGATCCCTGGGCCCGAGCCGCGGCCGTGGCCGCCTTCCTCACGCCCGTCGACGTCGCGGACATCGTCAGGGACCCGTACGAGCGGGCGCAGCTGAACCGGTTCCGGCCCATGCCGGCCGGGCACGGCGTTCCCGGATCACCGGTCACACACGCGACCGAGCAGATCACGACGGCGCAGGACGCGGACGAGATCGGCTGGCTGCGCAGCGAGCTGGCGCGCCTGGCCGAGGAGGCCCGCAGCGTCTCATCCGTCGCGCGACCGGCCGCCCGCCCCCTCCCGCCGGTGATCCGCACGGCTCCACGGCCCATCCCGCCGATGGCCCGTACGGTGACGGGGCCCGCGGAAGAGACATCGAGGTTCCCGAAGCCGGCGGCGTCGTCACCGGGACCGGACGGCTTCTCCCCGGAGTCGACGCAACGACTCCCAGAGCCGGCCGCGTGGGCCGAGGAGCCGTGGACACGGCCCACGTGGTCGACGGCGCGGTCTTGTGAGCCGGTGGTACGGCCTCCCGAGCCGATGTCCGCCAGCAGGCCGGCGGCGCCGACCGCACCACGGGGTCACGGGACGGCACAGCCCGGTCCGCGGCGGTCGCCCCGCGGTCTGCGGGCCTGGCTCCGGCGGAGAAGCCCACGACGCACAGGGGCCGCGCGGGTGTGA
- a CDS encoding metal-dependent hydrolase has protein sequence MMGPAHSLSGAAAWLGVGAATAAAGHPMPWPVLLCGALISAGAALAPDLDHKAATISRAFGPVSRGLCEIVDKLSYTVYKATRKQGDPRRSGGHRTLTHTWVWAVLIGAGCSAVAITGDRWGVLAVLFVHMVLAIEGLLWRAARGSSSDVLVWLLAATSAWILAGVLDKPGHGSDWLFTAPGQEYLWLGLPVVLGALVHDIGDALTVSGCPILWPIPVGRKRWYPVGPPKAMRFRAGSWIELKVLMPAFMLLGGVGCAAALNVI, from the coding sequence ATGATGGGACCAGCACACTCACTGTCGGGGGCCGCTGCCTGGCTGGGGGTGGGAGCCGCCACGGCGGCGGCCGGACACCCCATGCCCTGGCCGGTCCTCCTCTGCGGCGCCCTGATCAGCGCCGGAGCCGCGCTCGCCCCGGACCTCGACCACAAGGCGGCCACCATCTCCCGGGCCTTCGGGCCGGTCTCCCGCGGGCTCTGCGAGATCGTGGACAAACTCTCGTACACCGTCTACAAGGCGACCAGGAAGCAGGGCGACCCGCGCCGCTCCGGCGGACACCGCACGCTGACGCACACCTGGGTGTGGGCCGTCCTGATCGGCGCGGGCTGCTCCGCCGTGGCGATCACCGGGGACCGCTGGGGAGTGCTGGCGGTCCTCTTCGTGCACATGGTGCTGGCGATCGAAGGTCTGCTGTGGCGGGCGGCACGCGGCTCCAGCAGCGATGTCCTGGTCTGGCTGCTGGCGGCGACCAGCGCGTGGATCCTGGCCGGAGTGCTGGACAAGCCGGGCCATGGTTCCGACTGGCTGTTCACCGCGCCGGGGCAGGAGTACCTGTGGCTGGGGCTGCCGGTCGTGCTCGGCGCGCTGGTGCACGACATCGGGGACGCGCTGACCGTGTCCGGCTGCCCGATCCTGTGGCCGATCCCGGTGGGCCGCAAGCGCTGGTACCCGGTGGGGCCGCCGAAGGCGATGCGGTTCCGGGCGGGCAGCTGGATCGAGCTCAAAGTGCTGATGCCGGCGTTCATGCTGCTCGGCGGGGTCGGCTGCGCCGCGGCCCTCAATGTGATCTGA